The genomic stretch CTTTGTCAGTATGTAAATAAATACCTTCGGCTTTTACAATTTCTAAGGCTTCCGGGACATTGGCAGGAACAGCAAGATGCTGATAGTATAATTGACGGTTGGAAAGGTGCATGTTCTGATTTTTTGCAAAAGTAAGAATAATGTCCTAAGGTCGAAAGTCAAAAAGTCAGAAAGTCGAGAGTCAATATTAAAGACTTTAAGACAGAATTAAAAATATAAATCCCTTTCGCCTTGTTTAATTTGTTCAATACGTTTTTTTATTTCATCTGTTTTTTGAAATTTTTCTAAGTCGATGAGATTTCTTTCAATAACTTTCCACCCCTTTACTGCGGTGCTAGGTTTGGCGTAATCCATAATGTATTCCGAGAGGGTGAGAATTGCGTTTGCAGAACAATATCTTTTGATAAAGCCGGGAACAGAGAATTCCATAAAATGCTCTCCTGTTCTGCCTAAACGGTAGCAGGCGGTGCAGAAACTGGGTAAGTAACAATCATCTAATAGTTCATCAATTACATCATTTAAAGATCTGTCATCATTGATTTTGAATTGTTCTCGGTTAAGATTTTGCTCCTCGTTATTCACTTTGTTATTGGTATATTCTCCTAATTCAATTTTTGTTCCACCATCAATTTGCGAAACTCCATACTGAAGTACTTCTTTGCGGATATTTTCAGGTTCACGCGCCGTTAAAATCATTCCTGTATAGGGAACAGCTAAGCGTAAGATAGCAACTAATTTGGTAAAATCTTCATCCGAAACTCGATAACGATTATCTTGAATAAAAGTAGATGCATCTTGAAGACGTGGAAAAGAAATAGTGTGTGGTCCAACATTATAGCAGGCTTCTAAATGATTAACATGTCTGAGCAATCCCATCACTTCAAATCGCCAGTCGTATAAGCCAAACAAGGCTCCAATACCCACATCATCAATTCCTGCTTCCATTGCGCGGTCGAGTGCTGTTAAGCGGTTTTCGTAATTCCGTTTTGCTCCTCCAAGATGATACTTCTTATATGCATCCGGATGGTAGGTTTCTTGAAAAACCTGATATGTTCCTATTCCGGATTCTTTAACTGTTTTAAATCCTTCGATAGAAAGAGGAGCTGCATTGATATTCACGCGTCGGATTTCGCCTTGTCCTTTTTTAACACTATAAACGGTTTTTACATTCTCGGCAATAAATTCCGGAGTATATTCCGGATGCTCCCCATAAACGAGTATTAAGCGTTTTTGTCCGTTATCTTCTAAAGCTTCAACTTCTTTTATAAGGTTTTTCTTATCCAAAGTCTTTCTTATTGCTTTTTTATTGGAAGATTTAAAACCACAATATTCACAGTTATTTATACATTTGTTTCCAACATAGAGAGGAGCAAATAATACGATTCTATTACCGTAAATAGTTTTCTTTAATAGTCGTGCTCCTGCTTTTATTTTTTGTATGGATTTTTCATCTTCGGCTTTTAACAGAACAGCAGTATCCTGCAATGTTAGTCGGTTTTTATTTAAAGATTTTTGGATAATTTTATCGACTAAAGTAGGACTTGTAACTGTATTTGATAGTATATTTTCAATTTCTTCGGCATCAATAAATGCTTCCATGCTTTTGTCAGCAATTCGGTAGTTTTCGGGCGTAAATTTCATTTCAATATTTCTATTGTTAATTATTTAACAAAGGTATGCATTTTTTTAATTACTTTCAATTCTTTGAAAATTAAAATTAAAAAAGCCGGTATAGA from Bacteroidales bacterium encodes the following:
- the hydG gene encoding [FeFe] hydrogenase H-cluster radical SAM maturase HydG; amino-acid sequence: MKFTPENYRIADKSMEAFIDAEEIENILSNTVTSPTLVDKIIQKSLNKNRLTLQDTAVLLKAEDEKSIQKIKAGARLLKKTIYGNRIVLFAPLYVGNKCINNCEYCGFKSSNKKAIRKTLDKKNLIKEVEALEDNGQKRLILVYGEHPEYTPEFIAENVKTVYSVKKGQGEIRRVNINAAPLSIEGFKTVKESGIGTYQVFQETYHPDAYKKYHLGGAKRNYENRLTALDRAMEAGIDDVGIGALFGLYDWRFEVMGLLRHVNHLEACYNVGPHTISFPRLQDASTFIQDNRYRVSDEDFTKLVAILRLAVPYTGMILTAREPENIRKEVLQYGVSQIDGGTKIELGEYTNNKVNNEEQNLNREQFKINDDRSLNDVIDELLDDCYLPSFCTACYRLGRTGEHFMEFSVPGFIKRYCSANAILTLSEYIMDYAKPSTAVKGWKVIERNLIDLEKFQKTDEIKKRIEQIKQGERDLYF